TCAGCGTGCCGCTGGGAGTGGTGGGGATCATCTACGAGGCACGGCCCAACGTGACCACCGATGCGGCGGCTGTGTGTCTGAAAAGCGGCAACGCGGTCATTCTGCGCGGCGGATCCGAGTCCTTGCAGAGCAATCTGGTGCTGGCGGATGCCATGTCCGCCAGTCTGCAGGAGAACGGTGTTCCGGCTGCTGCGCTGCAGATCGTGCGCAGCACTGGACATGAGGCGGTGGAGGCCATGCTGCAAATGGATCAGTACATCGATGTGCTGATCCCGCGCGGCGGCAAGGGGTTGATAGAGGCTGTGGCCCGCGGTACGCGGATTCCGGTGATCAAACACTATGAGGGAATTTGTCATCTCTACCTCGCGGCCGATGCGCCGGAATCCATGGCGGTGAAGG
This region of bacterium genomic DNA includes:
- a CDS encoding glutamate-5-semialdehyde dehydrogenase, whose translation is MMEMGGRARKAAQVLATLSGAQRQKALASMPEKLLAAKESLMAANSRDVAAARQSGQPEPMVKRLLITEKIFHYMLDRLREVAELPDPLGRVLEGHTRPNGLRVEKISVPLGVVGIIYEARPNVTTDAAAVCLKSGNAVILRGGSESLQSNLVLADAMSASLQENGVPAAALQIVRSTGHEAVEAMLQMDQYIDVLIPRGGKGLIEAVARGTRIPVIKHYEGICHLYLAADAPESMAVK